One window of the Caminibacter pacificus genome contains the following:
- a CDS encoding DUF86 domain-containing protein, with protein sequence MDKSEILVLLEFILESIELIEKRFKKIKSVDDFLTEDGLLILDAISMRLQAVGEALKNIDKKDKEFLLQVDDKEYWSKIIKTREIISHHYINLDAEIVYMICDEKLEELKDKIIRLISLT encoded by the coding sequence ATGGATAAAAGTGAGATTTTAGTTCTTTTGGAGTTTATTTTAGAAAGTATTGAATTAATTGAGAAAAGGTTTAAAAAAATAAAGAGTGTTGATGATTTTTTAACAGAAGATGGACTTTTAATACTTGATGCAATTTCAATGAGACTTCAAGCTGTTGGAGAAGCTTTAAAAAATATTGATAAAAAAGATAAAGAGTTTTTATTACAAGTTGATGATAAAGAGTATTGGAGCAAAATTATAAAAACAAGAGAAATAATTTCTCATCATTATATAAATTTAGATGCAGAAATTGTTTATATGATTTGTGATGAAAAGCTTGAAGAATTAAAAGATAAAATTATTAGGTTGATTAGTTTAACATAG
- a CDS encoding viperin family antiviral radical SAM protein, whose translation MKEIVINWHIIQKCNYRCFYCFAKYEKSEREIYFDKSNSLKLLKEVYSYFAQNYKRIRLNLAGGEPLLVKDLNFIIKSAKSIGFDVSIITNFSNSDKILESVNFLTMIGISVDSLKEDTIKKIGRFDKKILNREYFYEKIKLIKSLNPNIQIKINTVVNRFNYNEFLGDFIEKINPNKWKILQAFPFKKTVFCEDWQYERFKKLHIKVNVNKFFESSEDMRESYIMVDPFGRFYQNSNLEYQYSESILKVGAKKAFSQVTFMKDKFYKRCQK comes from the coding sequence ATGAAAGAGATTGTTATTAATTGGCATATTATACAAAAATGTAATTATAGATGTTTTTACTGTTTTGCAAAGTATGAAAAATCGGAAAGAGAAATATATTTTGATAAAAGTAATAGTTTAAAACTGTTAAAAGAAGTATATAGTTATTTTGCTCAAAATTATAAAAGAATTAGACTTAATTTAGCAGGTGGAGAGCCTTTGTTGGTAAAAGATTTGAATTTTATTATTAAAAGTGCTAAAAGCATTGGTTTTGATGTTTCTATAATTACCAACTTTTCTAATTCAGATAAGATTTTAGAGAGTGTAAACTTTTTAACTATGATTGGAATTAGTGTTGATTCTTTAAAAGAAGATACCATAAAAAAAATTGGGAGGTTTGATAAAAAGATTTTAAATAGAGAATATTTTTATGAGAAAATTAAGTTAATAAAAAGTTTAAATCCAAATATCCAAATAAAAATAAACACAGTCGTAAATAGGTTTAATTATAACGAATTTTTAGGTGACTTTATAGAAAAAATAAATCCTAATAAATGGAAAATATTACAAGCATTTCCTTTTAAAAAAACTGTTTTTTGTGAAGATTGGCAATATGAAAGGTTTAAAAAGTTGCACATAAAAGTAAATGTTAATAAGTTTTTTGAATCAAGTGAAGATATGAGAGAATCGTATATTATGGTAGACCCTTTTGGTAGGTTTTATCAAAATAGTAATTTAGAATATCAATATAGTGAAAGTATTTTAAAAGTAGGAGCAAAAAAAGCGTTTTCTCAAGTTACTTTTATGAAAGATAAGTTTTATAAAAGGTGTCAAAAATGA
- a CDS encoding nucleotidyltransferase family protein, which translates to MTKREILNFLKSHKNEIYQKFKAKKIGLFGSFAKNENSKNSDIDIYVEFEEKNFDNLVGLYEYLENSFHQKVDIYYPHKFSDKRVLEKIKKEVIYG; encoded by the coding sequence ATGACTAAAAGAGAAATCCTGAATTTTCTTAAAAGTCATAAAAATGAAATTTATCAAAAGTTTAAAGCAAAAAAGATAGGGCTTTTTGGCTCTTTTGCTAAAAATGAGAATTCAAAAAACAGTGACATTGATATTTATGTTGAATTTGAAGAAAAAAATTTCGATAATTTAGTTGGACTTTATGAATATTTGGAAAATAGCTTTCATCAAAAAGTTGATATCTATTATCCTCATAAATTTAGTGACAAAAGGGTATTGGAAAAAATTAAAAAAGAAGTGATTTATGGATAA
- a CDS encoding type II toxin-antitoxin system HicA family toxin — protein sequence MKLTNITGREFIKILKKLGFYLDRQNRGNHRIFKNDKGEIIVVPAYKKKVLKPGLLKGILSQLNINKDEFIKLRDMV from the coding sequence ATGAAACTTACTAACATTACCGGAAGAGAGTTTATTAAAATTTTAAAAAAGTTGGGGTTTTATCTTGATAGACAAAATAGAGGAAATCACAGAATCTTTAAGAATGATAAAGGAGAAATTATCGTTGTTCCGGCTTATAAGAAGAAAGTATTAAAACCTGGACTTTTAAAGGGAATATTAAGTCAGTTAAATATCAACAAGGATGAGTTTATAAAGCTTAGGGATATGGTATAA
- the hypD gene encoding hydrogenase formation protein HypD: MSLTLKDLYFKFRDPEAIKTLNKLIHKEAAKLKEPMRVMEICGGHTHTIMKYGLKQLMPENITFIHGPGCPVCVMPKERIDHAIELAKQPDVILATLGDMIRVPGSKSSLAKVRAEGADVRPLHSTFDVLQIAKENPDKKVVFFAIGFETTTPMTAALMDRAFKEGIKNIYYHINHVLVPPPMRAIMDSGEAKINAFIGPSHVSVIIGAKSYQFLTDDYKTPVVVAGFEPVDVMESILMLLKQKNEGRCEVEIQYKRATTWEGNVVAQKMIDKYMEVRDTFRWRGLGDIPKSALKLRDEFAEFDAEKIWADVLPNEPIDDHKMCICGDILRGLATPKDCKVFGTACTPENPLGSCMVSDEGACNAYYRYDR, from the coding sequence CCCGAAGCCATAAAAACTTTAAATAAACTCATCCATAAAGAAGCCGCAAAATTAAAAGAGCCTATGAGAGTTATGGAAATTTGCGGCGGTCATACCCATACTATTATGAAATACGGCTTAAAACAACTGATGCCCGAAAATATTACTTTTATTCACGGTCCAGGGTGTCCCGTGTGCGTAATGCCAAAAGAGAGAATCGACCATGCAATAGAACTTGCCAAACAACCGGATGTTATTTTAGCGACTCTCGGGGATATGATAAGAGTACCGGGTAGCAAATCAAGCCTTGCTAAAGTCAGAGCCGAGGGTGCCGATGTTAGACCTCTTCATTCGACTTTTGACGTATTGCAAATCGCAAAAGAAAACCCTGATAAAAAAGTGGTATTTTTTGCTATAGGATTTGAGACGACGACTCCTATGACGGCCGCACTCATGGATAGAGCGTTTAAAGAAGGAATCAAAAATATCTATTATCATATCAATCACGTTTTGGTACCGCCTCCGATGAGGGCTATTATGGATAGTGGAGAAGCTAAAATCAACGCATTTATAGGACCGAGCCATGTTAGCGTTATTATCGGTGCTAAGAGCTATCAGTTTTTGACCGATGATTATAAAACACCTGTAGTGGTTGCGGGGTTTGAGCCCGTGGATGTAATGGAGAGTATTTTAATGCTTTTAAAGCAAAAAAACGAAGGCAGATGTGAAGTTGAGATTCAATATAAAAGAGCGACTACTTGGGAAGGTAACGTAGTGGCTCAAAAAATGATAGATAAATATATGGAAGTAAGAGATACGTTTAGATGGAGAGGTCTTGGGGATATTCCAAAAAGCGCTTTGAAATTAAGAGACGAATTCGCTGAATTCGATGCCGAAAAAATTTGGGCCGATGTTTTACCGAACGAACCGATTGACGACCATAAAATGTGTATCTGTGGTGATATTTTAAGAGGTCTTGCCACTCCTAAAGATTGTAAAGTATTCGGCACGGCATGTACGCCTGAAAATCCTCTCGGAAGCTGTATGGTTAGTGATGAGGGTGCTTGTAACGCGTATTATAGGTATGATAGGTAA
- the hypE gene encoding hydrogenase expression/formation protein HypE, translated as MKITLSYGGGGKETNKLINELFYKYFDNEILTKSEDAAIIEGSERLAFTTDSFTVSPIFFNGGDIGKLSVVGTCNDLAMMGAKPKYLTCGFMIEEGLEFDELEKIVKSMAEELKKTGAKIVAGDTKVVPAGSVDKIFINTSGIGEVIRPGISASNLKKGDKILVSGDIGRHGTVIMAHRYGVETELKSDCKLLWDEVKALIDAGLDIKALRDATRGGISAVLNEWSEASGVGIEIEEEKLPISDEVVGLCEIFGFEPMDLANEGTFIVAVSEKDALKAEEILKSFNQNASIIGEVTDDDKVILKSPWGTKRVIELPKGELLPRIC; from the coding sequence ATGAAAATAACTTTGAGCTACGGTGGTGGTGGAAAAGAGACCAATAAACTTATAAACGAACTTTTTTATAAATATTTCGATAATGAAATTTTGACAAAGTCGGAAGACGCCGCGATTATTGAGGGTAGTGAGAGACTTGCTTTTACTACCGATTCTTTTACCGTTTCCCCTATATTTTTTAACGGAGGAGATATCGGAAAATTAAGCGTTGTGGGTACCTGCAATGATTTGGCAATGATGGGAGCAAAACCCAAGTACCTAACATGCGGGTTTATGATTGAAGAGGGGCTTGAGTTTGACGAACTTGAAAAAATAGTTAAAAGTATGGCCGAGGAGCTTAAGAAAACGGGAGCTAAAATCGTAGCGGGAGATACGAAAGTAGTGCCGGCCGGAAGTGTGGATAAGATATTTATCAATACATCGGGAATCGGTGAAGTTATAAGGCCTGGAATCAGTGCTTCCAACTTAAAAAAAGGCGATAAGATTCTTGTAAGCGGAGATATCGGAAGACACGGAACGGTAATAATGGCTCACAGATACGGGGTTGAAACCGAGCTTAAGAGCGATTGTAAATTGCTTTGGGATGAGGTAAAAGCTTTGATTGATGCAGGTTTGGATATAAAAGCCCTTAGAGATGCTACAAGAGGCGGAATAAGCGCCGTACTTAACGAATGGAGCGAGGCAAGCGGTGTCGGAATCGAGATAGAAGAAGAAAAACTACCTATTAGTGACGAGGTTGTGGGACTTTGTGAAATTTTCGGTTTTGAACCTATGGATTTGGCGAATGAGGGTACTTTTATAGTTGCTGTAAGTGAAAAAGACGCTTTAAAGGCTGAGGAAATTTTAAAAAGCTTTAATCAAAACGCTTCGATTATCGGTGAAGTGACTGATGATGACAAGGTAATTTTAAAATCTCCATGGGGCACTAAAAGAGTGATAGAACTTCCTAAAGGTGAACTTCTTCCGAGAATCTGCTGA